One stretch of Acidobacteriota bacterium DNA includes these proteins:
- a CDS encoding OmpA family protein: MKKQVSWFSAGVLGLLLGFPGIGSAQIREGSFSLTPQAGGFFFEDGEPLDNGMTGGLGIGYNVTKVFALEGSFNYIRTTPKHGGETLDGYMLREDAVFHLAPNQRLVPYVAGGLGWLWLNGPATDRHARVTPNFGGGVKGFLTENVAIRADFRRVLPTKPFNENLMVTMGVEFLLGGKQKPAPAPAPPPAPEPAPPAPEPDSDNDGVVDSRDKCPNTPAGVKVNSDGCPFDTDGDGVYDYLDKCPNTPAGVKVNSDGCPFDTDGDGVYDYLDKCPDTARDLRVTPDGCPILIQRKVTKTLDIQFDTDKSDIKPEYRERLKEVADFMNKYPQTSTVIEGHTDSVGSAKYNVGLSQRRADSVRNYLVENFGVSADRLETKGYGEEKPVASNDTAEGRAQNRRIEATFNAQTEYYEKK, translated from the coding sequence ATGAAAAAACAGGTATCTTGGTTCAGCGCGGGGGTCCTGGGCTTGCTGTTGGGATTTCCCGGTATTGGATCCGCTCAGATTCGCGAAGGCTCGTTTTCTCTGACTCCCCAGGCGGGGGGATTTTTCTTCGAGGACGGCGAACCGCTCGATAACGGCATGACGGGCGGTCTCGGGATCGGTTACAACGTCACGAAGGTATTCGCCCTGGAGGGGAGCTTCAACTACATCCGGACGACCCCGAAGCATGGGGGGGAGACCCTGGACGGGTACATGCTGCGCGAGGACGCGGTGTTCCACCTCGCGCCCAATCAGAGACTCGTCCCCTACGTCGCCGGGGGCCTCGGCTGGCTCTGGCTCAACGGGCCGGCGACCGACCGCCACGCCCGCGTGACGCCCAATTTCGGGGGCGGGGTCAAGGGATTCCTCACGGAAAACGTCGCCATCAGGGCCGATTTCCGCCGGGTCCTGCCTACCAAGCCCTTCAATGAAAACCTGATGGTCACCATGGGGGTGGAATTCCTCCTCGGGGGCAAGCAGAAACCCGCGCCCGCCCCGGCGCCGCCGCCCGCGCCCGAGCCGGCGCCCCCGGCGCCCGAGCCCGACAGCGACAACGACGGCGTGGTCGACAGCAGGGACAAGTGCCCGAACACCCCGGCGGGGGTGAAGGTCAACAGCGACGGCTGTCCCTTCGATACCGACGGCGACGGGGTCTACGACTACCTCGACAAGTGCCCGAATACCCCGGCGGGGGTGAAGGTCAACAGCGACGGCTGTCCCTTCGACACCGACGGCGACGGGGTCTACGACTACCTCGACAAGTGTCCCGACACGGCGAGGGACCTCAGGGTCACCCCCGACGGGTGCCCGATCCTGATCCAGAGAAAGGTCACCAAGACGCTCGACATCCAGTTCGACACCGACAAGTCGGACATCAAGCCGGAGTACCGGGAGCGGCTGAAGGAGGTGGCCGATTTCATGAACAAGTACCCGCAGACGTCGACCGTGATCGAAGGCCATACGGACAGCGTCGGCTCGGCCAAATACAACGTGGGGCTGTCGCAGAGGCGGGCCGACAGCGTCAGGAACTACCTGGTCGAGAACTTCGGCGTCAGCGCCGACCGGCTGGAGACCAAGGGCTACGGCGAGGAGAAGCCGGTCGCCTCGAACGACACGGCCGAGGGGCGCGCCCAGAACCGCAGGATCGAGGCCACCTTCAACGCCCAGACGGAATACTACGAAAAGAAGTAG
- a CDS encoding acetoacetate decarboxylase family protein produces the protein MMKRNAFWIAAACSCALVAVLALTGLAQDSKPKRAEFVPSPIFSPPYPQLPHHFRDVHTIQILCQAPAGAIARAVMPPLEPAGSADTFVLLMAWTPDVEEMGFNVHEIALNTPVKWKDRVGNTTLIEYIDSDMGLIAGREVYGWPKKMADITWTRTPTGWMVVANKMRDQGSLPLMKVEYRVSGAAPQAQWPEMGPSLLVRRIPNASPTTPAFFQMVCVGCDLPGAPESGAPLVAPSGSKDTRGTATVQFFDGPHDPLTFLGPLKVLDAKMSILEGRMPFGLGLGEVLASWEE, from the coding sequence ATGATGAAACGGAATGCCTTTTGGATCGCGGCAGCCTGTTCGTGCGCGCTGGTGGCGGTTTTGGCGCTGACGGGCCTTGCCCAGGACAGCAAGCCGAAGCGGGCGGAATTCGTGCCCTCTCCCATTTTTTCACCCCCTTACCCGCAGTTGCCGCACCATTTCCGGGACGTGCACACCATCCAGATCCTGTGCCAGGCCCCCGCGGGGGCGATCGCGCGCGCCGTCATGCCGCCGCTCGAGCCGGCCGGGAGCGCCGACACCTTCGTGCTCCTGATGGCCTGGACGCCGGACGTGGAGGAGATGGGATTCAACGTCCACGAGATCGCGCTCAATACCCCCGTCAAGTGGAAGGATCGGGTGGGCAACACCACCCTGATCGAATACATCGACAGCGACATGGGGCTGATCGCCGGGCGGGAGGTCTACGGATGGCCGAAGAAGATGGCCGACATCACCTGGACCCGGACCCCGACCGGGTGGATGGTCGTGGCCAACAAGATGAGGGACCAGGGGAGTCTCCCGCTCATGAAGGTCGAATACCGGGTCTCCGGCGCGGCCCCCCAGGCCCAATGGCCGGAGATGGGCCCCTCGCTTCTGGTCCGGCGCATCCCCAACGCCTCCCCCACGACCCCGGCCTTCTTCCAGATGGTGTGCGTCGGCTGCGACCTCCCCGGGGCCCCGGAATCGGGAGCCCCGCTGGTGGCCCCGTCGGGGTCGAAGGACACGCGGGGGACCGCCACGGTCCAGTTCTTCGACGGCCCCCACGACCCGCTGACGTTTCTCGGCCCGCTCAAGGTGCTCGACGCGAAAATGAGCATCCTCGAGGGCCGCATGCCCTTCGGGCTGGGCCTGGGCGAGGTCCTCGCCTCCTGGGAAGAGTAA
- a CDS encoding DUF2752 domain-containing protein, whose product MPETTAAPASALTRGGRIARALLAGGLLLALGTLVVVPPGNMPLPRCAFYEWTGHGCLTCGMTRSLGALARGEWAAALQYHLMGPLVLIGMILALAALSFEAIGGRAFRRPIGRRGGKRLLWAITAAWLLYWVARLTGTVTTVP is encoded by the coding sequence ATGCCGGAAACCACGGCGGCTCCGGCCTCGGCGCTCACGCGCGGGGGGCGCATCGCGAGGGCCTTGCTGGCCGGCGGGCTCCTGCTGGCGCTGGGCACGCTGGTGGTCGTGCCGCCGGGAAACATGCCCCTGCCGCGCTGCGCTTTTTACGAATGGACGGGGCATGGGTGCCTGACGTGCGGGATGACGCGCTCGCTCGGGGCCCTGGCGCGGGGGGAATGGGCCGCCGCGCTCCAATATCACCTGATGGGGCCGCTGGTCCTGATCGGAATGATCCTCGCCCTGGCGGCGCTTTCCTTCGAGGCGATCGGGGGGCGGGCCTTTCGCCGGCCCATCGGCCGGCGGGGGGGGAAACGCCTCTTATGGGCGATCACCGCCGCCTGGCTCCTTTACTGGGTTGCCCGCCTGACGGGGACGGTCACCACTGTCCCCTGA
- a CDS encoding PaaI family thioesterase, which translates to MNPRAIQEDYPDDMSRCYGCGRLNPDGLQLKSRREGEEMVARFRPEPAHTSMPGFVYGGLLASLVDCHGMAVAADAALRARPERGIERFVTASLEVTYVRPTPIGVELEIRGKIEELGERKAVASARILAGGVECVRGRVVGVRVPVTMSRPATGEASHRE; encoded by the coding sequence ATGAACCCCCGTGCGATCCAGGAGGACTACCCCGACGACATGAGCCGCTGCTACGGCTGCGGGCGCCTCAACCCGGACGGGCTGCAGTTGAAAAGCCGCCGGGAGGGGGAAGAGATGGTGGCCCGCTTCCGGCCGGAGCCGGCGCACACCTCCATGCCCGGCTTCGTCTACGGCGGGCTGCTGGCCTCGCTCGTCGACTGCCACGGCATGGCCGTCGCCGCGGACGCCGCGCTCCGGGCCCGGCCCGAGCGGGGGATCGAGCGCTTCGTCACGGCGTCGCTCGAGGTCACCTACGTGCGCCCGACCCCGATCGGCGTCGAACTGGAAATCCGCGGAAAGATCGAGGAACTGGGGGAGCGGAAGGCGGTGGCCTCCGCCCGGATCCTGGCCGGCGGGGTGGAGTGCGTGCGGGGCAGGGTCGTAGGAGTTCGCGTCCCGGTCACCATGAGCCGGCCGGCTACCGGAGAAGCCTCGCACCGGGAGTGA
- a CDS encoding cupin domain-containing protein: MSEGEARPKAVFSTNVKLPPGVHGFEAEGSAGKPAEAPDPIHRVIYMDDRVVPGSFYVEAVWVTGSVPTVHPVHRHDHDEILGFVGSDMADPSELGAEIDLIVDGVKTTITKTCFVHVPAGVEHGGLCFRKIDRPVFQIAMLRQDKFESEPPT; the protein is encoded by the coding sequence ATGTCAGAAGGCGAGGCCAGGCCGAAAGCCGTTTTTTCCACCAACGTGAAGCTGCCGCCGGGCGTCCACGGTTTTGAAGCGGAAGGTTCCGCGGGCAAGCCGGCCGAGGCGCCCGACCCGATCCACCGGGTCATATACATGGACGACCGGGTGGTCCCCGGCTCGTTTTACGTCGAGGCGGTGTGGGTGACCGGGTCGGTGCCCACGGTCCACCCGGTGCACCGTCACGATCACGACGAGATCCTGGGGTTCGTGGGGAGCGACATGGCGGACCCCTCCGAACTGGGCGCGGAGATCGATCTCATCGTCGACGGGGTGAAGACGACGATCACCAAAACCTGTTTCGTGCACGTCCCCGCGGGGGTGGAGCACGGGGGGCTCTGTTTCCGGAAGATCGACCGGCCGGTGTTCCAGATCGCCATGCTGCGGCAGGACAAGTTCGAAAGCGAACCGCCCACCTAG
- a CDS encoding FAD-dependent oxidoreductase: MTEEASMSAVFTGKSVTEPARDIEISREADVVVVGGGPGGIGAALAAARSGADTVLVERYGYLGGMATGGLVAIIPNLGTIDGEQQIAGICQEVIDRVDARGAADYPKKGDWGSTDADLVKHYVDANLAFFYIRRDLNTGKDRVLYTALVDPEILKCELNTMMEEAGVTLRLHSWGVRPIMDGNRVTGVFVESKSGRQAITAKVVIDCTGDGDLLRPAGAECDDRMVPGLRIAAFAFPFWVGNVRMDRVERFRAEEPETYSELMGELDRLGGAAFYIKDLVPNHEGVAWFYPFHPSLRQADIDEINRVELEGRKKMLLSYDFYRKRVPGFEKSYISLSSMQLGIQGGQRVVGEYVCTERDITSDEVFGDTVAVFPNNDNGEISARHPSVCIPYRALVPKGVEGLLVACRAFSSEYPFNEYFNLIPHCIAMGQAAGTAAALAVQGGIGPREADIAVLQQRLLDQGVILPERIRKLRRPDRG, from the coding sequence ATGACAGAGGAGGCTTCCATGAGCGCTGTGTTTACCGGAAAGAGTGTCACCGAACCGGCCCGCGACATCGAGATCAGCAGGGAGGCGGACGTCGTCGTCGTGGGCGGGGGGCCGGGGGGGATCGGGGCGGCGCTGGCCGCTGCGCGCAGCGGGGCGGACACCGTGCTCGTGGAGCGTTACGGCTACCTGGGGGGGATGGCCACGGGAGGCCTGGTCGCCATCATTCCGAACCTGGGCACCATCGACGGGGAGCAGCAGATCGCCGGCATCTGCCAGGAGGTGATCGACCGGGTGGACGCGCGGGGGGCGGCCGATTACCCGAAGAAGGGGGACTGGGGTTCCACGGACGCCGATCTGGTGAAGCACTACGTCGACGCCAATCTCGCCTTTTTCTACATCCGCCGGGACCTCAACACGGGAAAGGACCGGGTGCTCTACACCGCCCTGGTCGATCCCGAGATCCTGAAGTGCGAACTGAACACCATGATGGAGGAGGCGGGCGTGACGCTGCGGCTCCACTCCTGGGGCGTGCGCCCCATCATGGACGGAAACCGGGTGACGGGGGTTTTTGTCGAGAGCAAGTCGGGGCGGCAGGCGATCACGGCCAAGGTCGTCATCGACTGCACCGGGGACGGGGACCTGCTCCGGCCCGCCGGGGCCGAGTGCGACGACCGCATGGTGCCGGGACTCCGGATCGCCGCCTTCGCCTTCCCCTTCTGGGTCGGCAACGTCCGGATGGACAGGGTGGAGCGATTCCGCGCCGAGGAGCCGGAGACCTACTCGGAGCTGATGGGGGAACTCGACCGGCTCGGCGGCGCGGCCTTCTACATCAAGGACCTCGTGCCGAACCACGAGGGGGTCGCCTGGTTCTACCCCTTCCACCCGTCCCTGCGGCAGGCCGACATCGACGAGATCAACCGGGTCGAGCTCGAGGGGCGGAAGAAGATGCTCCTGTCCTACGACTTTTACCGGAAGCGCGTGCCCGGTTTCGAGAAGAGCTACATCTCGCTCAGCTCCATGCAGCTCGGCATCCAGGGGGGGCAACGCGTCGTGGGGGAGTACGTGTGCACCGAACGGGACATCACCTCCGACGAGGTCTTCGGGGACACCGTCGCCGTCTTCCCGAACAACGACAACGGGGAGATCTCGGCCCGGCACCCGAGCGTGTGCATCCCCTACCGCGCCCTGGTCCCGAAGGGGGTCGAGGGGCTGCTGGTGGCCTGCCGCGCCTTCTCCTCCGAGTATCCCTTCAACGAGTATTTCAACCTCATCCCCCACTGCATCGCCATGGGGCAGGCGGCCGGGACCGCGGCCGCGCTGGCCGTGCAGGGGGGGATCGGGCCGCGCGAGGCCGATATCGCCGTGCTGCAGCAGCGGCTGCTCGACCAGGGCGTCATCCTCCCCGAGCGGATCCGGAAGCTGCGGCGGCCCGACAGGGGCTGA
- a CDS encoding radical SAM protein gives MRMGFLQLPVPGHGASQAKANRPLAAAFMIGYARRHCRSRGWEAVIAPEELSDHGGDAALAAWALEEGFDALLFTLYLWNRERSLFIARSVKRRRPSVVTVAGGPEVTPDQDAADFPGIDLLCAGEGEEFFARFVDDGAARSLRGIFRAGEIADLGRVPDPYLSGLLPVRDGEIVHFEQMRGCPERCAYCYYGKGRRRVRRFPPDRVEGIFRLAAARAGTEVYFMDPTFNGREGLAGRLERVERANPRRVPIHTEVRLERIDRATADRMAAAGVRSVEAGLQSVNPAALEAVGRSWDREAFLAGAGCLLERGIGIRTGIIVGLPEDDLEGLLSTLDFLEGAGLAGGVEAYILSLLPGTRLRRLRDRWGIRAMDRPPYWALRTNRMRPEDFAAALEILERRLGIDYFAPIPPLGGGAGPGLRSLVDLRGGTLDGPLPEPATLARSVLLLLDAAAADDVRLRSWAGRAMAESPHTCWRLLHAGSESWPAERWRRLRGLFYFPGHFLNRGRRPGQDPQGAFSVRLFQAVDDAAAARSLLDASPEAELAAVPRPGEVPLWREACREAPWVLLDPRLGPRESGTLAAWCADRPGRVIDLPFPLYPHE, from the coding sequence ATGCGCATGGGGTTCCTTCAACTGCCGGTCCCGGGCCACGGCGCCTCCCAGGCGAAGGCGAACCGCCCGCTGGCGGCCGCCTTCATGATCGGCTACGCGCGCCGCCACTGCCGCAGCCGCGGCTGGGAGGCCGTGATCGCTCCGGAGGAGCTGTCCGATCACGGCGGCGACGCCGCCCTCGCGGCCTGGGCCCTCGAGGAGGGGTTCGACGCCCTGCTGTTCACCCTCTACCTCTGGAACCGGGAACGGAGCCTCTTCATCGCCCGCTCGGTCAAGCGGCGCCGGCCGTCCGTCGTCACGGTCGCGGGCGGGCCGGAGGTCACCCCGGACCAGGACGCCGCCGATTTTCCCGGTATCGACCTCCTGTGCGCCGGGGAAGGGGAGGAGTTCTTCGCCCGCTTCGTCGACGACGGCGCCGCGCGCTCGCTCCGCGGTATCTTCCGGGCCGGTGAGATCGCGGACCTCGGCCGTGTGCCCGACCCCTACCTTTCCGGGCTGCTCCCGGTGCGTGACGGGGAGATCGTCCATTTCGAGCAGATGCGCGGCTGCCCGGAGCGGTGCGCCTACTGCTACTATGGCAAGGGGCGGCGCCGCGTCCGCCGCTTCCCCCCCGACCGGGTGGAGGGAATCTTCCGATTGGCGGCCGCCCGGGCGGGCACCGAGGTCTATTTCATGGATCCCACCTTCAACGGCCGGGAGGGGCTCGCGGGGCGCCTGGAGCGGGTGGAGCGCGCCAATCCCCGCCGCGTGCCCATCCATACCGAGGTGCGCCTGGAGAGGATCGACCGCGCCACGGCCGACCGGATGGCGGCCGCCGGCGTCCGGTCGGTGGAGGCGGGGCTGCAGTCGGTCAACCCCGCGGCCCTCGAGGCGGTGGGCCGGTCCTGGGACCGGGAGGCGTTCCTCGCCGGCGCCGGGTGCCTGCTCGAGCGGGGGATCGGGATCCGCACCGGCATCATTGTGGGGCTGCCGGAGGACGACCTGGAAGGTCTGCTCTCCACCCTGGACTTTCTCGAGGGGGCCGGGCTGGCCGGGGGGGTGGAGGCCTACATCCTCTCCCTACTCCCGGGCACCCGGTTGCGCCGGCTGCGGGACCGCTGGGGGATCCGGGCGATGGACCGTCCCCCTTACTGGGCGCTGCGGACCAATCGGATGCGGCCGGAGGATTTCGCCGCGGCGCTCGAGATCCTGGAGCGCCGCCTGGGGATCGATTATTTCGCCCCGATCCCCCCCCTCGGGGGGGGCGCCGGCCCGGGCTTGCGGTCGTTGGTCGACCTGCGCGGCGGCACCCTCGACGGGCCCCTCCCCGAGCCGGCGACGCTGGCCCGGTCGGTCCTCCTGCTCCTCGATGCGGCCGCGGCCGATGACGTGCGCCTCCGCTCCTGGGCCGGCCGGGCGATGGCCGAGTCTCCGCACACCTGCTGGCGCCTCCTCCATGCGGGGAGCGAGTCCTGGCCGGCGGAGCGCTGGCGGCGGCTGCGCGGCCTCTTTTACTTCCCGGGGCATTTTCTCAACCGCGGCCGCCGCCCCGGCCAAGACCCGCAGGGGGCGTTTTCGGTGCGCCTGTTTCAGGCGGTGGACGACGCGGCCGCGGCCCGCAGCCTTCTGGACGCGTCCCCGGAGGCCGAACTGGCGGCCGTTCCCCGTCCCGGGGAGGTGCCCCTCTGGAGGGAGGCCTGCCGGGAAGCCCCCTGGGTCCTCCTCGATCCGCGCCTCGGCCCGCGGGAGAGCGGGACGCTTGCGGCGTGGTGCGCCGACCGCCCCGGGCGGGTGATCGACCTCCCCTTTCCCCTGTACCCCCATGAATAA
- a CDS encoding DUF4126 domain-containing protein: MNTETITAVALGIGLASSAGFRVFVPMLVASIGAHLGFLPVHEGFEWLAGWPAIICLGTATALEIIAYYVPVVDNLLDTITTPMAIGAGTLLLTSVLPIDNNLLKWTTGLIVGGGMAATVQSGTVLTRLASTAKTAGMGNPVVATGEHAAAFGSSILSFLIPVAVALFFLAGVIALAVVFRRKLFRRRVTA; encoded by the coding sequence ATGAACACCGAAACGATCACCGCCGTAGCCCTTGGGATCGGCCTGGCCTCGAGCGCCGGCTTCCGGGTTTTCGTGCCGATGCTGGTGGCCAGCATCGGGGCCCATCTCGGGTTCCTCCCCGTCCACGAGGGCTTCGAATGGCTGGCCGGGTGGCCCGCCATCATCTGCCTCGGCACGGCCACGGCCCTGGAGATCATCGCCTACTACGTGCCGGTGGTCGACAACCTGCTCGATACCATCACCACGCCCATGGCCATCGGCGCCGGAACGCTGCTGCTGACCTCGGTCCTGCCGATCGACAACAACCTGCTCAAATGGACGACGGGCCTCATCGTCGGCGGCGGGATGGCGGCCACGGTCCAGAGCGGCACCGTGCTCACCCGGCTGGCTTCCACTGCGAAGACCGCGGGGATGGGCAACCCCGTCGTGGCCACCGGGGAACACGCGGCCGCCTTCGGCTCCTCCATCCTGTCGTTTCTCATCCCCGTGGCCGTCGCGCTGTTTTTCCTTGCCGGCGTCATCGCCCTGGCGGTCGTTTTCCGGCGGAAGCTCTTCCGGAGGAGGGTCACGGCATGA
- a CDS encoding TraB/GumN family protein, whose product MTETIELPETVTHVRVGDKNIYLVGTAHLSRESVEDVAATIERVHPDAVCVELCPGRYQAMTQADNWAKMDIFKVVRQKKAAFLLAQLILTSFYRRLGKKLGLQPGAEMLKGIEMAREKGAELVLADREIEITLKRVWGYLGFWNKLKLFSQMTMGVLGGEEIDGEMIESLKKKDQFESVMAEFAVSFPEIKRRLIEERDTWLAEKIRTAPGARIVAVVGAGHVPGIERQVHEPHDLAPLSELPPKSIWPAVFKWGVPIAVLALIAASFSRGSQHGVENIAIWFAVNGVLSALGAALALAHPLTILTAFVAAPLTSLNPMLAAGWVAGIVQVLLKKPKVGDLEALPDAITSVRGFWLNPVTRILLVVALANLGSVIGTYVAVAWIAARSV is encoded by the coding sequence ATGACCGAAACCATCGAGCTGCCGGAAACCGTCACGCATGTGAGGGTGGGCGACAAGAATATCTACCTCGTCGGCACGGCGCATCTCTCCAGGGAGAGCGTCGAGGATGTCGCCGCGACCATCGAGCGGGTCCATCCGGACGCCGTCTGCGTCGAACTGTGCCCCGGGCGCTACCAGGCCATGACCCAGGCCGACAACTGGGCCAAGATGGACATTTTCAAGGTTGTGCGGCAGAAGAAGGCCGCCTTCCTCCTAGCGCAGCTGATCCTGACCAGTTTTTACCGGCGCCTCGGGAAAAAACTCGGGCTCCAGCCTGGGGCGGAGATGCTCAAGGGGATCGAAATGGCCCGGGAAAAGGGGGCCGAACTGGTCCTGGCCGACCGGGAGATCGAAATCACCCTCAAGCGCGTCTGGGGATACCTCGGCTTCTGGAACAAGCTCAAGCTCTTCTCCCAGATGACCATGGGCGTGCTGGGGGGGGAGGAGATCGACGGCGAGATGATCGAATCCCTCAAGAAGAAGGACCAGTTCGAATCCGTCATGGCCGAATTCGCCGTCAGTTTCCCCGAGATCAAGCGGAGGCTGATCGAGGAGCGGGACACCTGGCTCGCCGAAAAGATCCGCACCGCGCCCGGCGCCAGGATCGTCGCCGTTGTGGGGGCCGGCCACGTGCCGGGGATCGAGCGGCAGGTGCACGAACCGCACGACCTTGCCCCGCTGTCGGAACTCCCCCCGAAATCGATCTGGCCCGCTGTTTTCAAGTGGGGGGTGCCGATCGCCGTCCTGGCGCTGATCGCCGCCAGTTTCAGCAGGGGGAGCCAGCACGGGGTCGAGAACATCGCGATCTGGTTTGCCGTCAACGGCGTCCTTTCCGCGCTCGGCGCCGCCCTGGCCCTGGCCCACCCGCTGACCATCCTGACCGCCTTCGTGGCCGCGCCCCTGACCAGCCTCAACCCGATGCTGGCCGCCGGCTGGGTGGCCGGCATCGTCCAGGTGCTGCTGAAAAAACCGAAGGTGGGCGATCTGGAGGCCCTGCCCGATGCGATCACCAGCGTACGCGGCTTCTGGCTCAACCCGGTCACCCGCATCCTGCTCGTGGTGGCGCTGGCCAACCTGGGGAGCGTGATCGGAACCTATGTCGCCGTCGCCTGGATCGCCGCACGTTCGGTGTAG
- a CDS encoding glycyl-radical enzyme activating protein: MSGSSTPARTAVITHIQGFSLHDGPGIRTVVFFKGCPLSCRWCANPECLSAEPQIGFLETLCTRCGKCADACPEGAIRTGEGGHRIDYARCTCCGACVDVCPGGALVRYGERMTAAEVWDEVRRDRMFYRSSGGGVTASGGEPLARAGFVRELFELCRAGEVDTCIETCGYAGREALEEVLPVTDHFLFDLKVIDPVRHRECTGRENGPVLENARLLVRSGADVLFRQPVIPGLNDSPEDIEATAAFLSGLGMKEPRLELMPYHRMGQSKYRALGVQYQMEELGADGDARAEEVRAAYLQRGIRCTVSR; encoded by the coding sequence ATGAGCGGTTCAAGCACCCCGGCCCGGACGGCCGTCATCACCCATATCCAGGGTTTTTCCCTGCACGACGGGCCCGGCATCCGCACGGTCGTTTTCTTCAAGGGGTGCCCCCTCTCCTGCCGCTGGTGCGCCAACCCCGAGTGCCTTTCGGCGGAGCCGCAGATCGGGTTTCTCGAAACCCTCTGCACGCGCTGCGGCAAATGCGCCGATGCCTGTCCGGAGGGCGCCATTCGCACCGGCGAAGGGGGCCACCGCATCGATTACGCCCGCTGCACCTGCTGCGGGGCCTGCGTGGATGTCTGCCCGGGGGGCGCCCTGGTCCGCTACGGCGAGAGGATGACGGCGGCCGAAGTCTGGGACGAGGTGCGGCGTGACCGGATGTTCTACCGGAGTTCGGGCGGGGGGGTCACCGCCTCGGGCGGGGAGCCCCTGGCCCGGGCGGGATTCGTCCGGGAACTCTTCGAGCTCTGCCGGGCCGGGGAGGTGGACACCTGCATCGAGACCTGCGGCTACGCGGGCCGGGAGGCACTCGAAGAAGTCCTTCCCGTCACCGACCATTTCCTCTTCGACCTGAAGGTGATCGACCCGGTCCGTCACCGGGAGTGCACGGGCCGGGAGAACGGCCCGGTCCTGGAAAACGCCCGCCTGCTCGTGCGGAGCGGGGCCGATGTCCTCTTCCGCCAGCCGGTGATCCCCGGCCTGAACGATTCCCCGGAGGATATCGAGGCGACGGCCGCCTTCCTGTCGGGCCTGGGGATGAAGGAGCCCCGACTCGAACTGATGCCCTACCACCGGATGGGCCAGAGCAAATACCGCGCGCTTGGGGTACAATACCAGATGGAGGAACTCGGCGCCGACGGGGACGCACGGGCCGAGGAGGTGAGGGCCGCCTACCTCCAGCGCGGCATCCGCTGCACGGTTTCGAGGTGA